One Lentibacillus cibarius DNA window includes the following coding sequences:
- a CDS encoding Asp23/Gls24 family envelope stress response protein, with translation MSEQPLLNVGDDESLGTVEIAPEVIEVITGIAASEVDGVSEMRGNFATGVVERFGKKSHGKGVKVDLTENGILIDLFVVLSFGISIPKVAQKLQENIRHTLKTMTALEIDEINVHVVGIQMEQTESNE, from the coding sequence ATGAGTGAACAGCCACTATTAAATGTCGGTGATGATGAAAGTCTTGGCACGGTCGAGATTGCCCCGGAAGTAATCGAGGTCATAACAGGCATTGCGGCGTCTGAGGTGGACGGTGTCTCGGAAATGCGTGGTAACTTTGCAACCGGGGTTGTTGAACGTTTTGGAAAGAAGTCCCATGGAAAAGGGGTAAAAGTGGACCTCACCGAAAATGGAATCTTGATTGATTTGTTTGTTGTACTTAGTTTTGGTATTTCCATACCGAAAGTGGCACAAAAATTGCAAGAAAATATCCGTCATACATTAAAAACGATGACAGCATTAGAAATTGATGAGATAAATGTTCATGTCGTTGGTATTCAAATGGAACAGACAGAGAGCAATGAATGA
- the recN gene encoding DNA repair protein RecN, with protein MLTELSIQDFAIIDQVDITFDDGLTVLTGETGAGKSIIIDAIQLLAGGRGSVEYVRHGTSKARIEGLFILGSDNRELYDIADKYGIDIQDSMIVLNRTITSSGKSICRVNGKLVTLAILREFGQRLIDIHSQHETQSLMDPNNHIRLLDLYSEKQIEKTKIEYTRLYEKYLSLQKRYKELSANEQEMTQRLDLLKFQQSEIEQANLVPGEDVQLEEERSQLTNFERIYTALQDAYNALYGEQKGTEWLNIASQSLQSGSEYDSFIAEKAEELSNHYFLVEELMYELRNYVDSLQYDPERLNEIESRLYEIDCLKKKYGASVNDILEYLGEIEEEMEQLTNKDTHLAKLEEQIYQTYQDAYLEAKELHVLRQEAARALTNDIHAELADLYLEKASFSTSFDSKTASGREGDPKLHRDGFDYVQFLISANPGEPMKQLSKVASGGELSRIMLAIKKLFAKHQGITSVIFDEVDTGVSGRVAQAIAEKIQQISRQSQVLCITHLPQVAAMADIHKLIQKYEKNDRTATVVEELSENEKIDELSRMITGTKLTETAKDHAREMLEMASSYKQM; from the coding sequence GTGCTGACAGAATTATCAATACAAGATTTTGCTATTATTGATCAAGTTGACATCACGTTCGATGATGGCCTAACTGTTTTAACCGGTGAAACAGGTGCCGGTAAATCCATTATTATTGATGCCATTCAGCTACTGGCCGGTGGAAGAGGTTCAGTTGAATACGTGCGGCATGGGACAAGTAAAGCTAGGATAGAAGGACTTTTTATATTAGGATCCGATAATAGAGAATTGTATGATATTGCCGACAAATATGGAATTGACATTCAGGATAGCATGATTGTATTAAACCGAACGATTACTTCAAGCGGAAAAAGTATCTGCAGAGTGAACGGTAAACTAGTCACACTAGCCATTTTAAGGGAATTTGGACAACGGTTAATCGATATACATAGTCAGCATGAAACACAATCATTAATGGATCCTAACAACCATATCCGGCTCCTTGATTTGTACAGTGAGAAACAAATAGAGAAAACAAAAATCGAATACACTCGCTTATACGAAAAATATTTATCATTGCAAAAACGATATAAGGAGTTAAGTGCTAATGAGCAGGAAATGACACAACGACTTGACTTGCTCAAATTTCAGCAAAGTGAAATTGAACAGGCAAACCTTGTCCCGGGTGAAGATGTGCAGCTTGAAGAGGAGCGCAGTCAGCTAACTAATTTCGAGCGAATTTATACCGCATTACAGGATGCCTATAATGCACTTTACGGTGAACAAAAAGGAACTGAGTGGTTGAATATAGCAAGCCAGTCCCTTCAGAGCGGCAGTGAATATGATTCCTTTATAGCTGAAAAAGCAGAAGAATTATCCAATCATTATTTCCTGGTTGAGGAATTAATGTACGAGCTGCGCAATTATGTTGATTCTCTTCAATATGATCCGGAACGGCTTAATGAAATTGAATCAAGACTGTATGAAATCGATTGCCTGAAAAAGAAATATGGTGCTTCAGTGAATGATATACTGGAATATCTGGGTGAAATTGAGGAAGAAATGGAGCAACTTACAAACAAAGATACACACTTAGCAAAACTTGAAGAACAAATTTATCAAACGTATCAGGACGCTTATCTCGAAGCCAAAGAACTGCATGTATTGCGTCAAGAAGCCGCTCGCGCTTTGACAAACGATATACACGCTGAACTTGCCGATCTTTATTTAGAAAAAGCCTCCTTTTCGACCTCTTTTGATTCGAAAACTGCATCTGGGCGGGAAGGAGATCCAAAGCTACACCGGGACGGATTTGATTACGTTCAGTTCCTTATTTCCGCTAATCCCGGAGAGCCAATGAAACAGCTGAGTAAAGTAGCTTCCGGCGGTGAATTGTCCAGAATTATGCTTGCTATTAAAAAACTGTTTGCTAAACATCAAGGTATAACCAGTGTCATCTTTGATGAAGTGGACACTGGTGTAAGTGGGCGGGTTGCACAAGCAATTGCCGAAAAAATTCAGCAAATTTCCAGGCAATCACAAGTACTATGTATTACCCATTTACCTCAAGTGGCGGCAATGGCAGATATTCATAAGCTTATTCAGAAATACGAAAAAAATGACAGAACCGCAACAGTTGTGGAAGAATTGAGCGAAAACGAAAAAATTGACGAATTAAGCCGGATGATCACAGGGACGAAGTTGACGGAGACGGCGAAAGATCATGCTAGAGAAATGCTGGAAATGGCCTCCAGTTATAAACAAATGTAA
- the spoIVB gene encoding SpoIVB peptidase translates to MVWGWPRRVNWVKKYSKIRIFTGILLLTAVLVLPFLKPVQQYLSIPNQAVALNNSASSLDMPVLGKNVTIDSSGESIQAVDSSVFYPKKQGNSQLMYEAAGLPLKKVDVSVLEDIRVIPGGQSIGVQLHTLGVLVVGHHQVKSDNGMVSPGEKADIQVGDVILKINDEEIKKMEEVKPFVEKAGKENEALSLTIKRDNETIETTLNPVKNKKEDEYRIGLYIRDSAAGIGTMTFYDPETKNYGALGHVISDMDTQKPIEIHNGSVVRSKVTSIEKGNNGTPGEKQAKFSVKDKKIGSITKNSPFGIFGKLNKKIKNGKYDKPMPIALPHEVKEGPAKILTVLDGEEVEAFDVKIVSSVPQKFPAKKGMVVKITDEELLNKTGGIVQGMSGSPIIQGDKIIGAVTHVFVNDPTSGYGVHIEWMLQEAGIKVKEQSKQEAS, encoded by the coding sequence ATGGTATGGGGTTGGCCGAGGAGAGTGAATTGGGTGAAGAAATATAGCAAAATACGCATATTTACAGGCATTCTGCTTTTGACGGCCGTATTGGTACTTCCTTTTCTAAAACCAGTCCAGCAATATCTTTCCATTCCAAATCAAGCTGTCGCACTTAACAACAGTGCCTCATCATTGGATATGCCTGTACTTGGTAAAAATGTAACTATTGATTCCTCTGGGGAAAGTATTCAAGCCGTGGATTCGTCAGTATTTTATCCAAAAAAACAGGGGAATAGTCAGCTTATGTATGAAGCGGCCGGACTCCCGCTCAAAAAAGTGGATGTCTCCGTTCTTGAGGACATACGTGTTATCCCAGGCGGACAATCGATTGGTGTTCAGCTTCATACACTTGGCGTTCTCGTTGTCGGGCATCATCAGGTAAAAAGTGACAACGGAATGGTATCCCCCGGGGAAAAAGCAGATATCCAAGTGGGTGATGTCATTTTGAAAATAAATGATGAAGAAATAAAGAAAATGGAAGAAGTCAAACCGTTTGTAGAAAAGGCGGGGAAGGAAAACGAAGCATTGTCATTAACAATTAAGCGGGACAATGAGACCATTGAAACAACATTAAATCCTGTAAAAAATAAAAAAGAAGACGAATATCGTATTGGTTTGTATATACGTGATTCCGCTGCGGGAATAGGAACAATGACTTTTTATGATCCGGAAACAAAAAATTATGGAGCGCTTGGTCATGTCATTTCCGATATGGATACACAAAAACCAATTGAAATCCATAATGGATCCGTAGTACGTTCCAAAGTAACCTCAATTGAAAAAGGGAATAATGGAACTCCTGGTGAAAAACAGGCGAAATTCTCCGTAAAAGATAAAAAAATCGGTAGCATTACTAAAAACAGTCCTTTCGGTATTTTCGGGAAATTAAATAAAAAAATAAAGAATGGCAAATATGATAAACCAATGCCAATAGCGTTGCCCCATGAAGTAAAAGAGGGGCCGGCCAAGATTTTAACGGTTCTTGATGGAGAAGAAGTGGAAGCTTTTGATGTGAAGATTGTCAGCAGCGTTCCACAAAAATTCCCTGCCAAAAAAGGAATGGTAGTTAAAATAACAGACGAGGAACTTTTAAATAAAACAGGGGGAATCGTTCAAGGAATGAGTGGTAGCCCGATTATTCAGGGTGATAAAATCATTGGTGCAGTAACACATGTTTTCGTCAATGATCCGACAAGCGGTTACGGTGTCCACATTGAGTGGATGCTGCAGGAAGCGGGAATAAAAGTTAAAGAACAGTCTAAACAAGAAGCCAGCTAA
- the xseA gene encoding exodeoxyribonuclease VII large subunit, with translation MENKYLTVTALTKYIKRKFETDPHVKNIWLKGEISNFKHHSRGHMYLTIKDDNARIQAVMFAGNNRRLKFRPENGMNVLIRGEVGVFEQFGQYQLYIQQMEPDGLGSLYLAFEQLKEKLHKEGYFDVQYKQELPAFPRHIGVITSPTGAAVRDIITTLKRRYPIARTTIVPVLVQGPYAPQSIADALKRANESGLFDVLIVGRGGGSIEELWSFNEAVVAKAIFHSSTPVISAVGHETDSTISDYAADVRAPTPTGAAEIAVPSQVELIDKLNNVQRYLTKVMNQYTADAKQHLKRLKQSYAFRYPEQLMVQKEQELDKYVDRIDKMFHMEWRRKHESLAQMNTRLAASHPNRQIDHASREFNQYYKQLNDLINSCIDKNTDRLQAAIEKLSLLNPLETMKRGYAILYDPSGELVKSVNNVLEKDRIAVKLADGSLDCQVLAVKEENNGAGEQGE, from the coding sequence TTGGAAAATAAATATTTAACCGTTACGGCTTTAACAAAATACATTAAAAGGAAATTTGAGACTGACCCGCATGTGAAAAACATCTGGTTAAAAGGGGAAATTTCCAATTTCAAACATCATAGCCGGGGTCACATGTATTTAACAATTAAAGATGATAACGCACGTATACAAGCAGTCATGTTCGCCGGCAACAACCGGCGTCTCAAGTTCAGACCGGAAAATGGTATGAATGTGCTTATTCGGGGCGAAGTTGGTGTGTTTGAACAGTTCGGCCAGTACCAATTGTACATACAGCAAATGGAACCAGACGGTCTTGGATCGCTTTATCTTGCGTTTGAACAGTTAAAGGAAAAATTACATAAAGAGGGTTACTTCGATGTGCAATATAAGCAGGAATTGCCAGCATTTCCACGTCATATCGGTGTGATTACATCCCCAACAGGGGCGGCTGTTCGTGATATCATTACAACACTTAAACGAAGATACCCCATTGCCCGAACAACAATAGTACCAGTGCTCGTTCAAGGACCGTATGCACCGCAGTCAATCGCCGATGCGCTAAAACGGGCTAACGAAAGTGGGCTGTTCGATGTTTTAATTGTCGGCAGGGGTGGCGGATCCATAGAGGAATTATGGAGTTTCAATGAAGCGGTAGTGGCCAAAGCTATTTTTCATTCATCCACCCCGGTTATCTCCGCTGTCGGGCATGAAACAGATAGCACTATTAGTGATTATGCAGCCGATGTACGCGCGCCAACCCCGACAGGTGCTGCTGAAATAGCTGTACCATCACAGGTTGAGCTTATCGATAAATTGAACAATGTGCAGCGGTATTTGACAAAAGTAATGAATCAATATACAGCTGATGCGAAACAGCATTTAAAACGGCTGAAACAGTCTTATGCATTTCGTTATCCAGAGCAACTGATGGTACAGAAAGAGCAGGAGCTGGATAAATATGTTGACCGTATTGACAAAATGTTTCATATGGAATGGCGACGCAAACATGAATCATTGGCACAAATGAATACACGGCTCGCTGCATCACATCCGAACCGGCAGATTGACCACGCCAGCCGGGAGTTTAATCAATATTACAAACAGCTTAACGATTTGATTAATAGCTGTATAGACAAAAATACAGATAGGCTGCAGGCAGCTATTGAGAAACTGTCACTTTTGAATCCGCTGGAGACGATGAAGCGTGGGTACGCCATTCTCTACGATCCATCAGGAGAACTGGTGAAGTCTGTTAACAATGTATTGGAAAAAGATCGTATAGCCGTTAAACTTGCAGACGGATCATTGGACTGTCAAGTACTGGCGGTAAAGGAGGAAAACAATGGAGCAGGAGAACAAGGAGAATAG
- the nusB gene encoding transcription antitermination factor NusB, with the protein MNRHAAREKAFQILFQLDMNDKQPEQAMKDYLESLEIDPFLKDLVKGVAENKQTLDGTISDHLENWTISRIASVERTVLRIAIYEINQKEDVPVNVSINEAVEIANLYGDEKSGKFVNGVLSKIKE; encoded by the coding sequence ATGAACCGGCATGCAGCAAGAGAAAAAGCATTCCAGATACTGTTTCAACTGGATATGAATGATAAACAGCCTGAACAGGCGATGAAAGATTACTTAGAATCACTGGAAATCGATCCATTTTTAAAAGACCTTGTAAAGGGTGTAGCTGAAAACAAACAGACCCTTGACGGTACAATTTCAGACCACCTGGAAAATTGGACCATCAGCCGGATTGCTTCAGTGGAACGAACGGTATTGCGCATCGCTATTTATGAAATTAATCAAAAGGAAGATGTTCCCGTTAATGTTTCCATTAATGAAGCAGTGGAGATCGCCAACTTATATGGAGATGAAAAGTCAGGTAAATTTGTTAATGGTGTACTTTCAAAAATTAAAGAATAA
- a CDS encoding exodeoxyribonuclease VII small subunit, giving the protein MEQENKENSLSFEEAMLELEKIVEKLEKGDVPLEKAITYYQEGMKLSKVCSDKLTDVQKKMTQIMNDQGQLEAFDVQGDE; this is encoded by the coding sequence ATGGAGCAGGAGAACAAGGAGAATAGCCTCTCTTTTGAAGAAGCTATGCTTGAGCTGGAAAAAATAGTAGAAAAGCTGGAAAAAGGTGACGTTCCATTGGAAAAGGCAATTACCTATTACCAGGAAGGAATGAAACTTTCAAAAGTTTGCAGTGATAAATTGACTGATGTTCAGAAAAAAATGACCCAAATTATGAATGATCAGGGCCAACTGGAAGCTTTTGATGTACAGGGGGATGAATAG
- the accB gene encoding acetyl-CoA carboxylase biotin carboxyl carrier protein, giving the protein MLTVQEIRELIKVVDESAIDEFTYETSGETVTMKKSGSKAVAAVPDNGAHTDHPVDPVKNSQPNIQVEQTEVSSSDEKPIVETTADFDHEIVSPMVGTFYASPNPESDSYVTVGSKVEKDTVVCIVEAMKLFNEIEAETTGEITEILVEDGELVEYGQPLFRVKKK; this is encoded by the coding sequence ATGCTGACAGTACAGGAGATACGCGAATTAATAAAAGTAGTTGATGAATCAGCAATTGATGAATTTACTTATGAGACAAGTGGAGAAACAGTGACCATGAAAAAATCCGGCAGCAAGGCGGTGGCTGCTGTTCCTGATAACGGAGCACATACAGATCACCCCGTCGACCCGGTTAAAAACTCACAGCCTAACATTCAGGTTGAACAAACTGAAGTAAGTTCTTCAGATGAAAAACCTATCGTGGAAACGACGGCAGATTTTGACCATGAAATTGTTTCTCCTATGGTGGGAACATTTTATGCATCGCCAAATCCGGAAAGCGATTCATATGTAACAGTTGGTTCCAAGGTTGAAAAAGATACAGTAGTCTGTATTGTTGAAGCTATGAAACTGTTTAATGAAATTGAGGCTGAAACTACAGGTGAAATCACGGAAATTCTTGTGGAAGATGGGGAGCTGGTTGAATATGGACAGCCGCTCTTCAGAGTGAAGAAAAAGTAA
- the accC gene encoding acetyl-CoA carboxylase biotin carboxylase subunit: MINKLLIANRGEIAIRIIRACREMNIETVAVYSEADKDALHVQMADEAYCIGPAPSKESYLNFTNIMSIATLTEVDAIHPGYGFLAENADFAEICKACNITFVGPTADAIQKMGVKDVARETMKAANVPTVPGSEGIIESEEEAIDIAEKIGYPVIIKATAGGGGKGIRVAETEDELLKGIRLTQEEAEKSFGNPGVYLEKYIEDFRHVEIQVLADNYGNVLHLGERDCTIQRRLQKLVEEAPSPALTPAIRAKMGEAAVKAAKAVDYVGAGTIEFIFDRKTKSFYFMEMNTRIQVEHPVTEMITGIDLIKEQIKVADNEQLSFGQEDIEFNGWAIECRINAENPFKNFMPSPGEMTMYLPPGGLGVRIESAAYPGYRIPPFYDSMVAKLISYGDDREDAISRMKRALDEFVVEGVDTTIAFHRKIMDHPVFVDGSFNTRFLNENPILEKDE; this comes from the coding sequence GTGATCAATAAACTTCTGATTGCAAACAGGGGAGAAATAGCGATACGAATAATTCGCGCATGCAGAGAGATGAATATTGAGACTGTAGCTGTATACTCTGAAGCGGATAAAGACGCCTTGCATGTGCAAATGGCTGATGAAGCTTACTGCATTGGTCCAGCACCGAGCAAAGAGAGTTACTTGAATTTCACAAACATCATGAGTATTGCCACATTGACTGAAGTGGATGCCATCCATCCCGGTTATGGCTTCCTGGCTGAGAACGCCGACTTTGCAGAGATTTGCAAAGCGTGTAATATTACCTTTGTAGGTCCAACTGCTGATGCCATTCAAAAAATGGGTGTCAAAGATGTGGCACGGGAAACAATGAAAGCAGCAAATGTACCCACTGTGCCGGGATCTGAGGGTATTATTGAAAGTGAAGAGGAAGCCATTGACATTGCCGAAAAAATTGGCTATCCGGTCATTATTAAGGCGACAGCCGGTGGTGGAGGTAAAGGGATTCGCGTTGCTGAAACGGAAGATGAACTATTAAAAGGTATACGCCTGACACAAGAAGAGGCTGAAAAATCTTTTGGTAATCCTGGAGTCTATCTGGAAAAGTATATCGAGGATTTTCGGCATGTGGAAATCCAAGTATTAGCAGACAATTATGGCAATGTCCTTCATTTAGGTGAACGGGATTGCACCATTCAGCGTAGACTGCAAAAATTAGTCGAGGAAGCGCCATCACCTGCATTAACACCGGCAATCCGTGCAAAAATGGGTGAAGCGGCAGTAAAAGCTGCCAAGGCTGTTGATTACGTCGGTGCCGGAACGATCGAATTCATTTTTGATAGAAAAACTAAGTCATTTTACTTCATGGAAATGAATACGAGAATTCAGGTTGAACATCCTGTGACAGAGATGATTACCGGTATCGATTTAATTAAAGAACAGATAAAAGTAGCTGATAACGAGCAATTGTCATTCGGACAAGAGGATATCGAATTTAATGGTTGGGCAATCGAGTGTCGTATTAATGCAGAAAATCCATTCAAAAACTTCATGCCATCACCGGGAGAAATGACTATGTACCTTCCGCCAGGCGGTTTAGGAGTGCGGATTGAATCTGCCGCCTATCCGGGATATCGTATTCCCCCATTTTATGACTCAATGGTCGCCAAACTTATTTCTTACGGAGATGACCGCGAAGATGCTATTAGTAGAATGAAGCGGGCACTTGATGAATTTGTCGTTGAGGGTGTTGATACAACAATTGCCTTTCACCGTAAAATAATGGATCATCCTGTTTTTGTGGATGGTAGCTTTAATACGAGGTTCCTGAACGAAAATCCCATTTTAGAAAAGGATGAGTGA
- the folD gene encoding bifunctional methylenetetrahydrofolate dehydrogenase/methenyltetrahydrofolate cyclohydrolase FolD, with protein MAATEMNGKELSQTIREEMKSEVLQLKENGIIPHLTVIIVGDDPASRSYVRGKEKASKETGISSDIIELPSSTTEKNLLEKIEELNNDETVHGILVQLPLPDHINEQEVIESISPTKDVDGFHPVNVGKMMTGNSTFLPCTPYGILTMLKAYDVSIEGKHAVIVGRSNIVGKPVGQLLLNENATVTYCHSRTKNLTDFTKEADILILAMGRPNSIHGEHVKVGAVIVDVGINRMADGSLTGDADFPSVAEKASHITPVPRGVGPMTITMLLKNTIMAAKGMPAVGK; from the coding sequence TTGGCTGCTACCGAAATGAATGGGAAGGAACTATCACAAACAATCAGAGAGGAAATGAAGTCGGAAGTACTGCAATTGAAAGAGAATGGTATTATACCACACTTAACAGTTATCATCGTGGGTGATGATCCGGCTTCCCGATCTTACGTTAGGGGCAAAGAAAAAGCATCAAAGGAAACAGGCATTTCATCAGACATCATTGAATTACCATCATCAACAACAGAAAAAAACCTTCTGGAGAAAATAGAGGAACTTAATAACGATGAAACGGTTCATGGCATTTTAGTACAGCTACCACTTCCGGATCACATAAATGAACAGGAAGTTATCGAATCCATCAGTCCGACAAAAGACGTAGATGGTTTTCATCCGGTTAACGTCGGCAAAATGATGACGGGGAACAGTACTTTCCTTCCGTGCACACCATACGGTATATTAACAATGTTGAAAGCCTATGATGTCAGTATTGAGGGTAAGCATGCGGTTATTGTAGGAAGGAGCAATATTGTTGGAAAACCTGTAGGTCAGTTGCTATTAAATGAGAATGCAACCGTTACGTACTGCCATTCCAGAACGAAAAACCTAACAGACTTCACAAAAGAAGCGGATATTCTTATTTTGGCAATGGGAAGGCCGAATTCTATTCATGGTGAGCATGTGAAAGTTGGGGCTGTCATTGTCGATGTCGGGATAAATCGGATGGCGGATGGATCACTGACAGGAGATGCAGATTTCCCATCAGTAGCTGAAAAAGCATCACACATTACGCCTGTTCCACGTGGTGTAGGACCAATGACAATTACCATGCTGCTGAAAAATACAATCATGGCCGCCAAAGGAATGCCTGCAGTTGGAAAATAA
- a CDS encoding TlyA family RNA methyltransferase — protein MGKKRLDILLVERNLITTREKAKRVIMAGLVFSEQNRLDKPGMKVSESIPITLKGRDIPYVGRGGLKMEKAIHHFAISLNEKTMIDVGSSTGGFTDCALQNGASLSYAIDVGYNQLAWKLRNDDRVIVMERTNFRYVTPDMLGHGQPDIAAIDVSFISLKLILPVLKQLLKEGSDIVALIKPQFEAGREQVAKKGVVHDENVHLQVLENVIGFAHWEGYQLLDLTYSPITGGDGNIEFLAHLGWGKKAESKDVELVEVVKAAHRELREKN, from the coding sequence ATGGGCAAAAAACGTTTAGATATATTATTGGTGGAACGAAATTTAATTACTACGAGGGAAAAAGCAAAGCGAGTCATCATGGCTGGGCTTGTCTTCTCTGAGCAGAACCGGCTTGATAAACCTGGTATGAAAGTAAGTGAGTCCATTCCGATTACGTTAAAAGGTAGAGATATCCCTTATGTTGGGCGAGGCGGTTTAAAGATGGAAAAAGCGATCCATCATTTTGCAATCTCACTAAATGAAAAGACCATGATTGACGTTGGGTCTTCTACTGGTGGATTTACGGATTGTGCGTTGCAAAATGGGGCATCGCTCAGTTATGCCATCGATGTCGGGTACAATCAATTGGCCTGGAAGTTGCGGAATGATGACCGTGTCATTGTAATGGAAAGAACGAATTTCCGGTATGTTACGCCGGACATGCTTGGCCATGGTCAGCCAGACATTGCGGCAATTGATGTTTCTTTTATTTCGCTAAAACTGATATTACCTGTGTTAAAACAGCTCCTGAAAGAGGGAAGCGACATTGTAGCGCTTATTAAGCCGCAGTTTGAGGCGGGGCGAGAACAAGTTGCAAAAAAGGGAGTTGTCCATGATGAAAACGTGCATTTACAGGTTTTGGAAAACGTGATAGGTTTTGCTCACTGGGAAGGTTACCAGTTACTGGATTTAACGTATTCACCGATAACCGGTGGTGATGGTAATATTGAATTTCTCGCCCATCTTGGCTGGGGAAAAAAGGCGGAAAGCAAAGATGTCGAATTAGTGGAAGTGGTCAAGGCAGCTCACCGTGAATTGAGAGAAAAGAATTAA
- a CDS encoding farnesyl diphosphate synthase produces the protein MQERLNQFISEQKVAVQQELRQHLHGLDIPERLKASMLYSVEAGGKRLRPVLLLAAYQAYSNDTKRALAPAIALEMVHTYSLIHDDLPAMDNDDLRRGQPTNHKMYDEATAILAGDALLTYSFELIVNDPHLTDSQKVRTIQLLSEASGPKGMVAGQMLDMKAEHKALTLEELETIHTLKTGALLRFAISTGASLGGAEPEQINHLGLFAYHLGLIFQVQDDILDVSGDPDKIGKPVGSDEANNKNTYPKLLGLEGAKAKKNHYVHKAKESLYHAGAASSYLALLTDYFSSRDY, from the coding sequence GTGCAGGAGAGGCTGAACCAATTCATTAGTGAACAAAAAGTAGCCGTACAGCAGGAACTTAGGCAACATCTACATGGTCTGGACATTCCAGAACGGTTAAAAGCCTCGATGCTTTACTCGGTTGAAGCTGGCGGCAAACGGCTCAGGCCTGTTCTTTTGTTGGCAGCGTATCAAGCATACAGCAACGATACAAAACGAGCGCTGGCACCTGCAATAGCACTCGAGATGGTTCATACTTACTCTCTTATTCATGATGACCTGCCAGCAATGGATAATGATGATCTACGGCGTGGGCAACCGACAAATCATAAGATGTATGATGAAGCAACGGCGATTCTAGCCGGTGATGCTTTATTAACATATAGTTTTGAACTGATTGTAAACGACCCCCATTTAACAGATTCGCAGAAAGTTCGAACGATACAGTTGCTTTCTGAAGCGAGCGGTCCGAAAGGGATGGTCGCTGGGCAAATGCTTGACATGAAAGCTGAGCATAAAGCGTTAACGCTTGAAGAGCTGGAAACAATCCACACACTAAAAACCGGTGCACTGCTCCGTTTTGCCATCAGTACAGGGGCTTCGCTTGGCGGAGCTGAACCTGAACAAATTAACCACCTAGGACTATTCGCCTATCATCTCGGTTTAATTTTTCAGGTACAGGATGATATTCTCGATGTTTCCGGTGATCCGGATAAAATCGGGAAACCGGTAGGCAGCGATGAAGCGAATAACAAAAATACTTATCCTAAGTTACTCGGACTGGAAGGTGCAAAAGCGAAAAAAAACCATTATGTCCATAAAGCTAAGGAATCATTGTATCATGCTGGCGCAGCTTCATCTTATCTCGCATTGTTAACTGATTATTTCAGCAGCAGGGATTATTAA
- the ahrC gene encoding transcriptional regulator AhrC/ArgR, which yields MSKIQRHIKIRELITEKEIETQDELADELKSAGYDVTQATVSRDIKEMHLVKVLSLNGNHKYSLPADNRFNPLDKLKRLINDAFVKMEHTSHFIVLKTLPGNAHAIGALIDNLEWDEIMGTICGDDTCLIICRTEDDPAVIQDRFLHML from the coding sequence ATGAGTAAAATTCAGCGCCATATAAAAATACGAGAACTAATAACTGAAAAAGAGATTGAAACCCAGGATGAACTTGCCGATGAGCTTAAATCTGCAGGATATGATGTAACGCAGGCGACCGTCTCACGGGACATAAAAGAAATGCACCTTGTAAAAGTACTATCTCTAAACGGGAATCATAAATACAGTCTGCCTGCGGATAATCGCTTCAATCCACTGGACAAATTAAAGCGGTTAATAAATGATGCATTTGTAAAAATGGAACACACAAGTCATTTTATTGTATTAAAAACTCTTCCTGGTAATGCACATGCAATCGGCGCTCTTATTGATAACCTGGAATGGGATGAAATCATGGGAACGATATGTGGTGATGATACATGTTTAATCATCTGTAGGACGGAAGATGACCCAGCCGTTATCCAAGACCGTTTCCTGCATATGTTGTAG